Below is a genomic region from Tepidiforma bonchosmolovskayae.
CCTCCGGCTCGGGCATGGCGGCCAGCTCTTCGAAGCGGGAGAGGATGACATCGGGCTCCGCCGGGGCGGGCGCCTCCTCCGCGGGGAGCGGCTCGGCGGCCGGTTCGGCCTCGTCTTCGATCGGCAGGATGAGCGGCTCTGCGCCGGGTTCGGCCCCGGCCAGCATGGCGGCGAAGTCGGGGTCCTCGCGCGCCTCCGCCGCTTCGGGGGGTGCGATGCCGCCGAAGGTGCCCGTGAACGCCTGCTCGAGCTGTTCGAACTCGGCGACGGCGCGCTCCAGCTCGGCGGCCTCGGCGAAGAGCTGCCGCACGGCTTCATCGCTGAGCTCCTCCGGCGCTCCGGCGGCCGGCGCTGCGGCGGGGCCTGAGCCTGCGTCCGGCTCCTCGACGATTGCCGGTTCGGCGGGCGGCTCGGGCTCCACGACGTGCCCCGTCTCGTCGATGGCGACATCCACCGCGGGCTCCCAGTCGGGGGCGCGCATCCCTTCGGCCTCGGCGTCGGCGATCTCCTGTTCGAGCGCCTCGTCCTCGTCGATGGTGAGGACCGGTTCGACGGCGGGCGGCGTCCAGCCGGGCTCGGGGGCCGGCCAGCTCCGCCCCCGCCGCCGCACGGCCAGCACGGCGACAGCGGCCGCCCCGGCGAGGATGGCGACGACGATGAGCAGGCGGAGCAGGCGGCGCATCAGGCGCCTCCGCGGGCGGCTTCGCGTTCGAGCAGCTCCTCGGTCACCAGCCGCAGCGCCTCGTAGAGGTAGAGCACCTGGTCGCGCGGGTGGAGCTCCACCTTTTTGAGGGTCTCCTTGCGGGCCGTGACCGGGTCCCACGAGCCGGTCAGCTCGATGCTCTCGTGGTCGATGCCCATCTGGAGTTCGTACAGCTCGCCGTCTTCGGCGACGACAATGCAGCCGACATCGGGGTTGTTGGCGAGGGGGCCGATATCGACCTCGATCGCGTTCGTGAAGAGGGCGTTCGGGAAGGGAGGGAAGGGGCGGAGCTCGGCCGCCGCCTCGCGGAGGAGGTCGGCGAGCTGGAACGCGGCCCGCTCCAGGATGGCATCGGCCTGCGCTTTGCGGCGGAGTGCTTCACTGGCCATACGGCCGCAGTATACGTCTCCGGTGCGGCCGGGTCTGCGGGCCATTGCGGGCTGCATACCGCGGGCCCGCGGGACTGTCGTCCGCTGGTGCGGCCGGCGGGTGTAGACTGGGGCACCCGGGCAGGAAATGTTTACCCATCTGCACACCCACACCGAATACTCGCTGCTCGACGGCATGAGCAAGATCGGGCCGCTCATGGACCGGGTGAAGGCGCTCGGGCAGGTGGCCATCGCCATGACCGACCACGGCGCCCTCTACGGCGCCATCGACTTCTACCGGGAGGCCACGGCCCGCGGCATCAAACCGATTATCGGCGTCGAGGCCTACGTCGCGCCCGGCAGCCGCTTCAGCCGGGAGAAAAGCGAGAGCTCGCCCTACCACCTCGTCCTGCTGGCCCGGAACCTGGCCGGCTACAAGAACCTGATCGCGCTCGTCACGAAGGCGAACCTCGAGGGCTACTACTACAAGCCGCGCATCGACCGGGAGCTGATCGAGAAGCACTGCGAGGGGCTGACCGTCCTCTCCGGCTGTCCCTCCTCCGAGTTCCACCGTCGGGTGCAGGAGGGCGACCGGGAGGGGGCCATCGCCGTCGCGAAGTACTACCGCGAGGTGTTCGACGGCCATTACTACCTTGAAGTGCAGGACCACGGCGACGAGAAGTTCACCCGCCTCAACCCGGTCATCGCCGACATCGGCCGCGAGCTCGGCATCCCTGTGGTGGCCACGAACGACAGCCACTACACCTTCCCGGAGGACGCCGAGGCCCACGACATCCTCCTCTGCATCGGCACCAACGCCACAGTCGACCAGCGCGATCGGTACCGGTTCGACGGCCACGGCTACTACCTGAAGAGCGAGGAGGAGATGCTCCGGCTCTTCCCCGAGAACCCGGAGTTCATCACCAACACGATGCTCGTGGCCGACGAGTGCGACCTCGAGCTGAAGTTCGACCGGCAGCTCCTCCCCGAGCCGCCGGTGCCGCCCGGCCGCACGAGCGACGACTACCTCGCCGAGCTCTGCTTCCGCGGGCTGCGCGAGCGGTTCGAGGTCGTCACCCCGGAGCTCGAGGAGCGGCTCCGCTACGAGCTCGATGTCCTCCGCCAGACCGGCTTCACCGACTACATGTTCGTGGTGAAGGAGATCGCCGATTACGCCCGGAAGTCGGGCATCCGGATGGGCGTCCGCGGCTCGGCGGCGGCCTCCCTCGTGCTCTACGTGCTGAAGGTCACGGATATCGACCCGGTGGCGAACCGGCTCGTCTTCGAGCGGTTCCTCAACATCGAGCGGCGCGAGATGCCGGACGTGGACTTCGACTTCGCCGACGACCGGCGCGACGAGATGATCCGGTTCGCCTATGAGCGGTACGGGCGCGACCGGGTGGCCCAGATCATCACCTTCGGAACGCTCGGCGCGAAGGCCGCAATCCGCGACGTGGGCCGCGCGCTCGGCCTCTCCTACGCCGAGACCGACCGGGTGGCCCGGCTCGTGCCCGATGTGCTCCACATCACCCTGCCGGAGGCCCTCGAACAGTCGCCCGAGCTGCGCGAGGCCTACGAGGGCGACCCGAAGGTGCGCCGCCTTGTCGATACCGCGAAGCGGCTGGAGGGCGTGGCCCGGCACGCGAGCACCCACGCGGCCGGTGTGGTCATCTCCCGCGACCCGCTCATCGAGCACGTACCGCTCCAGCGCCCTACCCGCGGCGACGAGGACAGCATCCCGATGACCCAGTTCGCCATGGAGCAGGTGGCGAAGATCGGGCTGCTGAAGATGGACTTCCTCGGCCTCTCGAACCTCACCATCCTCCAGCGGGCCACCGACCTCATCCGCGAAACGACCGGCGAGGCGATCGACCTCGTCCGCCTCCGCGACGGCGACCCGAAGACGATGGAGATGCTCGGCAAGGGCGAAACGTTCGGGGTGTTCCAGCTGGAATCGGCCGGGATGCGGCGGTACATCCAGGAGCTGCAGCCCACAAACATCGCCGACCTCTGCGCGATGGTCGCCCTCTACCGGCCAGGCCCGATGCAGCACATCCCGCGCTACATCGACGGCAAGCACGGGCGCGTGCCGATCACCTACCCGCACCCCGACCTGGCCGACATCCTCGACGAGACGTACGGCGTCATCGTCTACCAGGACCAGGTGCTCCTCATCGCCCGGAAGTTCGCCGGCTACACCCTCGGCCAGGCCGACATCATGCGGAAGGCGATGGGCAAGAAGAAGGCCGAGATCATGGCCGAGGAGCGCGGCCGGTTCATCGCCGGGGCCGTCGCCAAGGGGTACCGCGAGGAGGATGCCCGGGCCGTCTTCGACCTGATCGAGCCGTTCGCCGGCTACGCCTTCAACAAGGCGCACAGCTGGTGCTACGGCCACATCGCCTACCAGACGGCCTACCTGAAGGCGAACTACCCGGTCCAGTACATGACGGCGCTCCTCCAGCTGGCGAAGAACGCGCCCGATACCCACGCCCGCATCGCCGCGGCCGTGGCCGAGTGCTCGAAGCTCGGCATCGAGGTGCTCCCGCCCGATGTGAACGCCAGCCAGGACAACTTCTCGGTGGAGCGCCGCCCGGATGGTTCGATGGCGATCCGGTTCGGGCTCGGCGTCATCAAGAACGTCGGCTCGGCGGCCGTGGAGGGCATCATCGCGGCCAGGGAGCAGGGCGGCCCCTACCGCGACATCGAGGACTTCTGCCGCCGGGCCGACCTTTCCTCGGCGAACTCCCGCGTCCTCGAACACCTCGCGAAGGCCGGCGCCTTCGACATGCTCGGCGGGCCGCCGGGCCCCTACAACCGCGCGACGCTGGCCGCCCACGCCGAGCGGCTCATCGGCCTCGCGAAGCGCGAGCGCGAACTGCGCGAATCCGGCCAGGCGACGATGTTCGACCTCTTCGGCAGCCAGGTCGAGACGCCGCTCCCGGCGCTCGACCTCGAGCCGGTGCCCCAGAAGCGGGAGGACCTCCTGGCCTGGGAGAAGGAGCTGCTCGGGGTCTACGTCTCCGACCACCCGTTCAAGTCGGTCGCCCCGGAGGTGGCCCGCTACACCACCCACAGCCTGGCCGACCTCGGACCGGAGCTGGCCGGGCAGACGGTGACCATCGCCGGGATGCTGACGCGCGTGCAGGCCCGCTTCACCCGGGACGGCCGGAAGTTCTACCTCGCCGAGCTGGAGGACCTCTCGGGCACGGCCGAGCTGACGGTCTGGAGCGACACCATCGAGCTGACCGGCGAGGAGGCCTGGGCCGAGGGGCGCGTCCTCGTCTGTTCGGTCGAGGTGCGCGACCGGGGCGACCGCGGTGTGAGCTACTCAGTCCGCAAGGCCGCCCCGTTCGACCCCGAGTCGGGGACGGCGGCCGGGTTCGCGGCGAACCAGTGGCAGGTGGAGGCCGCGCCCCGGCGCGCCGCTCCTGCCCCCGCGGCCGAGCAGACCGCCACGCGCGGGAACGGGCAGGGGCCGGCGCGCCCCCAGGCGAACGGCAGCGGGGGGAACGGGAACGGCGGCTACCGTGCCGCCGGCCCCACAGCCGAAGCGAGCCGCCCGGGGGTGACGCCCCCGGTCGAAGGCGAAGCCGTCCGCCTCGCGATCACGCTCATCGAGACCGACGACGTGCTCACCGACGAGGCGCTGCTCAAGGCGGTGGTGGAGCTGCTCAAGCGGCACCCGGGCAGGGATGAGGTGCGCGTCGTAATCCGCGACACGGCGGGGGAGGAGACGGAGTTCGACTTCCCGCGGGCGAACGCCACCGAAGAGCTGGCCCGGAGCCTGCGCAACCTGGTGGGGAACCGGGGCACGGTCCGCCTCACTGGCGGCGCGAAGGTGGCCGGGGCGGCGTAAGGGGGCGGGGCTCAGGCCTTCAGCAGGCCGGCCTTACGGGCGTCGTCGAGGAACCGTTCGATCCCGGCGTCCGTGAGCGGGTGCTTCAGCATCTGCGGGAGGAGCGACGGCGGGATGGTTGCGATGTGGGCGCCGGCCAGCGCTGCCTGCGTCACGTGCAGCGGGTGGCGGAGGCTCGCCGCCAGCACCCGCGCCTTCAGCCCGTGCGTCTCGACGATCTCGACGCACTGGCGCACCAGCTCCATCCCGTCGTGGCCGACATCGTCGAGCCGGCCCACGAACGGCGAGAGGTAGGCCGCCCCGGCGAGCGCCGCGAGGAGCGCCTGGTTCGCCGAGAAGATGAGCGTCACGTTGACCCGGATGCCTTCCCTGCTGCAGCGGTGAATCGCCTCGAGCCCTTCGGCGTCGATCGGGATCTTCACCACCACGTTCGGGTGCCAGCTGGCGAGCTCGCGCGCCTCGGCGACCAGCTCGTCCGCCGTGCGCGAAATGCACTCCGCCGAGATGGGACCATCGATGACCGCCGCAATCTCCTGGATGCGCTGGCGGTAGCTGACGCCGCCCTCCTTCGCGAGCAGGCTGGGGTTGGTGGTCACGCCGCTGATGACGCCGTAGCGGGCGGCGGCGCGGACCTCGTCGATGGAGGCGGTATCGAGGAAGAGCTGCATGGCGGGCATCCCCGGGGCTGGCGTTGCGTGCTCCCTGCATGGTACGGGAGCGGCGGATTACGGGGATGACGCCCCCGGGGCCGGGAGACGACGGCGGCCCCCCGCCGGAGAAGAGGGGGCCGCCGTCGGGAGTCCAGGTGTCCGCCTGAGGGGAACGCAGCAAGAGGAGGGCGTCGACCTGGTGCCTGCGGGCGGCGCAGGGGCCCTGGAACCCTGAGCCGCGCCACACGCAACATATTAGGCGCAACTAACACTGCATGCAAGAAGCTGCTGAATCATATGCCCGGTGTGTGCGAAATCGGCCGCGGGGGAGGGGTGGCGGCGCCGCACCCGCCCTTCCCGAATCTTTCGCCGTTTCTTCCGCGAACCCGTGGGCGCCCGTACACTCGGACGAGCAACGCCCCCGGGAAGGTTCGGTATGCCCCGCCTCCGTACGCTGGCCGTCTGCGCCATCGCGTCCCTCCTGCCCCTTGCCGCGGCCTGCGGCGACGGTGCCGCCGATACCCCGGCAGCGGCCGGCAAGACGCCCACCGTCGAGACCACGAACCCGGGCGTCAGCCCCCGGCTCGACCCGCCGGCGAGCAAGTATGTCGTCCGCGTCGAAGACCTCGGCACCAACTGGATTACCGATATCCCCAGCACCCTCACCGTCGATGCCGCCGCCTACGCCCAGACGGCCGTCTTCAAATCGGCCGGCGACGGCGAAAAGCTGCTGAAGGACTGGGGTTACCAGGGCGGCTACCAGACCGGGTATTCGCCCGAAGGGCGCGACACCGCCGTCCTCAACGGCGCCTACTACATCCGCACCGAGTGCCACCTCTTCGCCCAGGAAGCGGGGGCGAAGCAGGCGTACGACTACTTCGTGAAGTTCGCCGCCGGGCAGCCGGGCATGCAGCCGGTGAGCATGGCCCGCGTCGGCAACCAGAGCGCCGCGTACGTGATGACCCTCGGCACGATCGGGAAGTCGAGCATCGCCGCGGTCTACCACCAGGTCATCTTCCAGCGGGGCAACCTCGTCTGCGTGGTCCTCACCAAGGGCGCCGAGCCGTTCATGAAGGTGGACGCGGCCCGCGAGATCGCCCTCATCAGCGATAAGAAGGCGCTCGGCCAGCTCGATGCGCCGGTGCCGACGCCGACCAGCAACTACACGCCGGCGGCCGGGAACTGATGGCACGACGGAAGCGTCCCTCGCAGCCGGTCCTGGTGCTCCTTGCCGGGCTCGTGGTGATTGCGGCGGCCGCCGTCGGCACGCTCCTCCTCACCAGCGGCGGCGATGGGAACTCCGGCGGCAGTGCGAACGTTGGTACGAACGTGAAGGAGCCGACGCCAGCCAGCAGCGGCGGCCTCGCCGGCGGCCCCGAGCCGACGGTCCAGCTGCCGGCCAGCAAGTACGCCCCGCTCCTCTCGGAGATGCCGCCCGAGATGAAGGTGAACGTCTCGGAGACGTTCGCGATGAACCTCGGCACCTTCTCCGCGTCCTACTGGTTCGACACGAACGCCCAGGGCGAGGAGCTTGCGAAGCAGTGGCGCATCCTCGACGGCTACCAGGTCCAGTACGACCCTGTCGGCCTGGCAGCCCAGGTCGCCAAAGGGGGCTACTACGCGTGGGCCGAGGTGTACCTCTTCGAAAACCCGGCCGGGGCGAAGCTCGCCTACGACTACCTCGAAGGGCGGCTTGCGGCCCGCAAGGGGAGCGAGCGCGCCCAGGCGAAGCCGCTCGGCAACCAGTCCGCCGCCTTCCGCTACGCCGGCCCGACCATCGGGACGACCGACATCCCGTCGGTCTATCATCGCTTCGTTTTCCGACGGGGCAACGCCGTGGTCGCCATCCAGACCTTCGGCGCGGTCCCGTACATGTCGACCGACCAGGCCCGCGAACTCGCGCTCCTGGTCGATGCCAAGCTCCTCGGCCAGGCGCCGGCCGTGGAGCCGACGCCGATCCCAACCCCGGCTATCGGAGTGATCGGCAACTGACGGCCTGAGGGCGGAAGGAGGCCCCGTGCGACGACGCTGGTTTGCCATTCTCCTGGCAGTAGCGGGGATCAGCGGCGCAGCGGGAGCGGCGGGCAGCAGCCCGGCGCCTGCGGGGGCCGACCCGGCGCAGCCCCCGGCGGCCTACATCGCGGTGCAGTTCGATACAGCCCTCCGCGCCCAGGCCCGCCAGGAGTGGATGCCGCCGCCCACCCTCGCGGAGCAGGGCTTCGCCTCCATCCCCGTGCCGCCCGGCCGCGACCCCGCGGAGTTCGCCGCCGAGATCTCCCGCGCACCCAACGTTGTGAGCGCCGTGCCCGATGCCCCGGTGCGGGCGGCGGAAATCCCGAACGACCCGTACTACCTCGGCTCCGGCAGCGGGCCGAACCAGGCGCAGTACCTCGCCGCCATCGGGGCGCCTGCCGCGTGGGACCTCCACACCGGCTCGCGCGAGGTCATCGTGGCCGTGATTGATTCCGGGCTCGACGTGCGCCACCCCGAGTTCGCGGGCCAGCTCTGGGAGAACCCGGTCGACAACGGGAGCGACGGCATCGACCGCGACGGCAACGGCTGCATCAACGACCGGTACGGCTGCCGCTTCATCAACCTGACGCAGGTGAACGCCGCGATGTGCGGCTACACCAGCTCGACGCCGACGGGCGCCATCCTCGACGACATGCCGAGCAGCCACGGCACGCTGGTGGCCGGCATCATCGGCGCAGCGGGCGATAACGGCATCGGCGTGACCGGCGTCGCCTGGAAGGTGCGGCTGCTGACGGTCAAGGCGCTCGACTGCCGCGGCGAAGGGTTCATGACGCGCATCGCCGAGGCGATCGTCTATGCCGTGCGGCAGGGGGCGCGCGTCATCAACATCAGCATCGCCTCCGACCCGCCCCACACCCAGGCCGATATCCCCGCCCTGCGGGCAGCCCTCCAGCTCGCCCAGGACAGCGGGGTCATCGTGGTGGCGGCGGCCGGCAACCATGCGGCAGGGCAGCCGGCCGGGGTGGCGTATCCCGCGGCCTACACCCAGTATCCGAACCTGATCGCGGTCGGCGCGGCGAACAACCTGGACGGCATGACCTGGGCGAGCTACAGCAACTACGGCCCGGCGATCGACTTCGCCGCCCCCGGCAACCGGCTGCTCTCGACCACCCGCACCGATGTCGGGCTCTCGAACCCGTACGCCGAGATCGGCGAGCCGAACGGCGGCTTCCAGGGCGGCACCAGCTTCGCGACGCCGCTGGTGAGCGGCATGTTCGCCCTCCTCATCTCCCGCAACACCAGGCTGAGCGCCGATGACTACATCGCCGCGGCCCGGGCTGCGGCCACGCCGGCGCCGCCCGCGCCCCACGGCCAGAACTGGGCCGGCAGCGGCATCATCAATATCGGCGGGGCCGTCGCCCGCATCCCGCTCTCGTTGACGGGCGTGCCCCAGCACGACTGGCGCGACGTCCCCGGCGGGACGGTTATCGAGGCGCGGGTGGGCACAGCGGTCTGCGGTTCGACCACGGCGATCGCGGCGGGGCCGGTTTCGACCTTCACCGTCAAGGTGAAGAGCGCCGCCGAGCAGCCGGGCTGCGGCGCCCCGGGCGCGACGGTCGAACTGGTCATCGGCGGGCTGGCCGCGAAGCCGACCGTCACCTGGGGCGGGCGGAACACCGACCTCGGCGTGGCCGGCCTGTTCGTGAGCAGCGTCTCGCCGCCGCCGGGGTCGGTGGTGGTGCAGACCATCGGCAGCGGCTGGTCGAACCTCGCGCACCTCGAGGCGACGGGCCCCCTGCCGGGCGCGGCCTCGACCCTGCCGCTGCCGTGGAACGCCATCTACCGGTGGGACCCGCTGAAGTGGGCGTTCAGCGAGGCCGAGGGAGTGCTCGGCGCCTACCGGCGGTTCATCCGCGGAGCGCCGGGGGCCGTGAGCGATTACCCGGTCATCCAGCAGTACGACGCCTACTGGGTTGATGCCCCGGCGGCGAACGTTGCCTCGCTCAACCCGAACCCCGCGCCCGGGCGGACCATCCAGCTGGCGGCGGGCTGGAACAACATCACCTACACCGGGCAGTCCCGGGCCGTGGCTGACGCCCTCTCGAGTATCGCCGGGAAGTACACGCAGGTTTTGCAGTACGACAACGCCAGCGGCCGCTGGCTGAGCTACCTCCCGGGCCAGCCGCGCTACCTGAACGATTTCGGCGGCCTCTTCACCCTCCGGGTCTACTGGGTCTACATGAAGGAGCCCGGCACGCTCGTGATGCAGTAGCCGGGGCTGCCCCGCCCCGGTGCAGCCCCTCCCCGGGGGAGGAGGGAGCCCCGCCCCGGTGCAACCCCGCCCCGGGGGAGGAGGGAGGCCCCGCCCCGGTGCAGCCCCGTCCCGAGGGAGGAGGGAGCCCCGCCCCGGTGCAACCCCGCCCCGAGGGAGGAGGGAGCCCCGCCCCGCGGTCTGCCCCGCCCCGAGGGAGGAGGGAGCCCCGCCCCCGCCCCCTCCTCCCCACTCCCTCCCCGCAGTGCCGCCCGGGCCTTGGAGATCGCGGCGACCCCTGCCCACGCTCCGGGGAGCACGCTTTCCCCGGAGGTCAAGGCCCGGTGCCGTACCAGCTTCCCCTGCCCGATGTCCCGCTGCCGCTGCAGCTCCGCCAGCTCGACCACGACCGGATGGCCCGGTACCGCGAGAACCTGGCCTTCTACCAGGGCCGCCACTGGACCGGCCGGGGACGCCGCGGCGAGCGACGCCTCACCTTCAACTACGCCCGCGCCATCGTCGATAAGGTCACCGGCTACCTCCTGGCCGGCGCCGCTGTCCAGGTCGTCGGCGACGATTCCCCGGCCGGCATCGAGCGGGCCCGCGCGGCCGAGCAGGCCCTCCGGAGGGTGGAAGCGGCCAACGGGCTGAGCCAGCTCGACTTCGAGACCGAGCTCGATTGCGCCATCCTCGGCGACGGCGCCTACCGGGTCGCCTGGGACGCCGCGGCCGGCGAGGTGCGGGTCACCGCGCCCGATGTCCAGGGCCTCTTCGCCTGGCGCGACCCCGGCGACCCTGCCCGGCTCACGGGCGTCGCCCACCGCTACCGCGCCGGCGATGAGGAGCTGGTCGAATGGTGGTCGGCAGAAACGTTCGAACTCTGGCGGGGGTCGGAGCTGGCCGAGCGGCTGCCGAACCCGTACGGCTTCATCCCCTACGTCATCTTCCCGAACCTGCGGGAGCCGAAGGAGCCCTGGGGCGCCAGCGACCTCCCGCCCGTGATGGAGGCGAACCGGGAGCTGAACCGCGCCTTCAGCCAGCTCAGCCAGGTGCTCGAACTCTCGGGCAACCCGATCGCCGTGCTCGAAGGCGTCACCGGCTCGGAGGACATCACCGTCGAGCCGGGCGCCATCTGGGAGGTGCCCGAGGATGCGCGGGCCTACCTGCTCGACCTTCTCCAGGGCGGAGGGGTCGCCCTCCACACGGCCTACATCGACCTGCTCTACCGGGTCATCCACGACCTCGGCGAGTCGCCGCGCACGGCCTTCGGGCACAATCCGCAGGGGTTAAGCGGCGTGGCGCTGAACATGGAGCTCGACCCAATTGCACGGAAGGTGGAGCGGAAGCGGCGGATCCGCACGGCGGTCTACGAACGGCGGGCGTGGATGGTGCTGCAGCTGCTGGCGCGGTTCGCCGGGCTGGAGGTGGAGGGGCTGCGGCCGGTGATGCAGTGGGGGCCGGTGCTGCCGGCCGACCGTTCGCGGCAGGTGCAGGATGCCCGGGCGCTCGTGGAGGCCGGGATCATCTCCCGGCGGACGGCCGCGGCGAGCCTCGGCATCGACGACCCCGAGCTCGAGCGTGCCCTCGTCCGCGAGGAGGCCGGCTGAGGGCTACTATGCTCCCCCGGTGAGGCGGCGGAGGTACTCCGCGCGAATATCCGCAAGGGTCCTGTCACCGCACATCCAGTAGCCCCAGCCGTTGGCCGCTGTGTCGCGCACGGCCCGGGCCGCGATTGAGGGATTCGTATACGCCTGCCCGTTCACCTGGATCCCGTCCGGGCGGACGAAACCTTCGCCAAAGCTGGAACCGATCTGGATCGTGAGGCGGTCACCGACCCTGAGGAGCCCGGCGCCGACCAGGTCGGCGATGGTGACCCGTGAGCCGTCGGGCTTGAGCGGGAAGTTAACCTTCCGCTTCGCAGCCTGGGCGCCGCCAGGTTCCGCGGCCGCCGGCGGTGCGGGCGCCGCAGCGGAACCGGAGCCCTCCGGCGCGGGAGACCCGGCTGCCTTCGCCTCGGCGCCAGGTCCATTGGCCGCGGCAGGGCTCCGGCGGGTTCGCCCCATCAGCTTGTCGATGATTTCGACCACAGCCTGGCCGGAGATCCGCTCGCCGAACCGGGACCGGACTGCCCGGCGGAGCGCCTGGACGGCCTGGGAGTCAGGATTGGACAGTTCATCGGCCACGACGCGCTCCGCGAGCAGCCGGCTCAGCGGATTTGCGCTGGCCAGCGACTCGCGACTGAATAGCCGGAGCACCTCCCACGCCTCCAGTACCTCGTCCTCGGAGCCGTCGAGCCGCACCGTCGCAACGCGCTTCTCCGGCAGGGCGCCCGCGGCGTGGGCGTTGTAGATGGCCCACGTCACGCCGTTCGTCACAAGGCACCAGCGGACGCCGAGGATCGAGGCGTACTGGACGCACTGTGCAGCGGCTGCGTCTGTGACCGGAAGGCGCACCGCCTTCGCCTCGAGGATCGCCTGGGCCTTGCCCCCGGCGTACAGCTCGTAGTCGATGAACTCACGCGTGGCCGGGACGGGGACTTCTCGGCGGAGGTCGCCCACCGTCGTGTAGCCGAGAAGGCGGAGCACCGGGTCGATCAGGTAGACCCGGGTGTCCGCCTCGCTCAGGTTTTGCGACGCGTAGGTGGGAAGCGACTGGACGTGATTAAGGAATTCGGCGGGCGGCTCGGTCATGCCGGGAGCATAATCCGCTCGACACCGTTGCTCAATTGCCGCGCACAGTTCGCGGCGCTGAGCGGCGCACGATTCGCCCGCGGTAAGCCGGCGGGGGCGGCGCGCTGCAGGCGCGGGTGAACGGCGCCCGCCCGCAGTGACACGGCGGTGGACGGCGGGTGAACGGAGCGGAAGAACTCCGTAGGAATTGCGGCCTGAAGTGGATATCCATCTTCCCATGCGGTGGCCGCAGGGTGACGATGCGATGACCGGCGGGGAACACCCGCGGAAAGGACGGAAGACCCATGACCCCACATCTCGTCACCCTCCTCGTCGACAGCGACGAGCTCGCACGCGAGATGCTGCGCCGCCGCCTCGAACAGGCGGGACTCGAGGTGACCCTCGAGCGGCCCGGCGGCCTCGCTGCCCAGCAGACCATCGCCGAATCGCACCCGGACGTCATCATCGTCGCGGTTGAACCGCCGATGCAGCGGGCGCTGCAGGTCATCGACTTCGCCCGAGCCCTCCTGCCCGGGGCGATGCTTGTCGCGTACGCCCGCGAATGGTCGCCCCACCTCGAGCGGCGGCTGATGCAGGCCGGCGTCAACGACTTCCTCCACGGGCAGGTCTCGCGCGAGCGGCTGATCGAGGTCGCTGCCCGGGCCCGGGCGATGGCGATCCGCCGGGCGAAGCTGGCGACGGAGGAGTTCGCGCCGCTGGGGCGCATCGTCACGGTCGTCGGCCAGAAGGGCGGCATCGGCAAGACCACGACGAGCACGAACCTCGCCGCCGCCATCGCCGCGAGCGGCCAGCGCTCGGTGCTGCTGATCGACCTCGATACCCGCTTCGGCGACGTGGCGGTCATGCTCGACGTGAAGCC
It encodes:
- the dnaE gene encoding DNA polymerase III subunit alpha gives rise to the protein MFTHLHTHTEYSLLDGMSKIGPLMDRVKALGQVAIAMTDHGALYGAIDFYREATARGIKPIIGVEAYVAPGSRFSREKSESSPYHLVLLARNLAGYKNLIALVTKANLEGYYYKPRIDRELIEKHCEGLTVLSGCPSSEFHRRVQEGDREGAIAVAKYYREVFDGHYYLEVQDHGDEKFTRLNPVIADIGRELGIPVVATNDSHYTFPEDAEAHDILLCIGTNATVDQRDRYRFDGHGYYLKSEEEMLRLFPENPEFITNTMLVADECDLELKFDRQLLPEPPVPPGRTSDDYLAELCFRGLRERFEVVTPELEERLRYELDVLRQTGFTDYMFVVKEIADYARKSGIRMGVRGSAAASLVLYVLKVTDIDPVANRLVFERFLNIERREMPDVDFDFADDRRDEMIRFAYERYGRDRVAQIITFGTLGAKAAIRDVGRALGLSYAETDRVARLVPDVLHITLPEALEQSPELREAYEGDPKVRRLVDTAKRLEGVARHASTHAAGVVISRDPLIEHVPLQRPTRGDEDSIPMTQFAMEQVAKIGLLKMDFLGLSNLTILQRATDLIRETTGEAIDLVRLRDGDPKTMEMLGKGETFGVFQLESAGMRRYIQELQPTNIADLCAMVALYRPGPMQHIPRYIDGKHGRVPITYPHPDLADILDETYGVIVYQDQVLLIARKFAGYTLGQADIMRKAMGKKKAEIMAEERGRFIAGAVAKGYREEDARAVFDLIEPFAGYAFNKAHSWCYGHIAYQTAYLKANYPVQYMTALLQLAKNAPDTHARIAAAVAECSKLGIEVLPPDVNASQDNFSVERRPDGSMAIRFGLGVIKNVGSAAVEGIIAAREQGGPYRDIEDFCRRADLSSANSRVLEHLAKAGAFDMLGGPPGPYNRATLAAHAERLIGLAKRERELRESGQATMFDLFGSQVETPLPALDLEPVPQKREDLLAWEKELLGVYVSDHPFKSVAPEVARYTTHSLADLGPELAGQTVTIAGMLTRVQARFTRDGRKFYLAELEDLSGTAELTVWSDTIELTGEEAWAEGRVLVCSVEVRDRGDRGVSYSVRKAAPFDPESGTAAGFAANQWQVEAAPRRAAPAPAAEQTATRGNGQGPARPQANGSGGNGNGGYRAAGPTAEASRPGVTPPVEGEAVRLAITLIETDDVLTDEALLKAVVELLKRHPGRDEVRVVIRDTAGEETEFDFPRANATEELARSLRNLVGNRGTVRLTGGAKVAGAA
- the fsa gene encoding fructose-6-phosphate aldolase, whose protein sequence is MQLFLDTASIDEVRAAARYGVISGVTTNPSLLAKEGGVSYRQRIQEIAAVIDGPISAECISRTADELVAEARELASWHPNVVVKIPIDAEGLEAIHRCSREGIRVNVTLIFSANQALLAALAGAAYLSPFVGRLDDVGHDGMELVRQCVEIVETHGLKARVLAASLRHPLHVTQAALAGAHIATIPPSLLPQMLKHPLTDAGIERFLDDARKAGLLKA
- a CDS encoding S8 family serine peptidase — translated: MRRRWFAILLAVAGISGAAGAAGSSPAPAGADPAQPPAAYIAVQFDTALRAQARQEWMPPPTLAEQGFASIPVPPGRDPAEFAAEISRAPNVVSAVPDAPVRAAEIPNDPYYLGSGSGPNQAQYLAAIGAPAAWDLHTGSREVIVAVIDSGLDVRHPEFAGQLWENPVDNGSDGIDRDGNGCINDRYGCRFINLTQVNAAMCGYTSSTPTGAILDDMPSSHGTLVAGIIGAAGDNGIGVTGVAWKVRLLTVKALDCRGEGFMTRIAEAIVYAVRQGARVINISIASDPPHTQADIPALRAALQLAQDSGVIVVAAAGNHAAGQPAGVAYPAAYTQYPNLIAVGAANNLDGMTWASYSNYGPAIDFAAPGNRLLSTTRTDVGLSNPYAEIGEPNGGFQGGTSFATPLVSGMFALLISRNTRLSADDYIAAARAAATPAPPAPHGQNWAGSGIINIGGAVARIPLSLTGVPQHDWRDVPGGTVIEARVGTAVCGSTTAIAAGPVSTFTVKVKSAAEQPGCGAPGATVELVIGGLAAKPTVTWGGRNTDLGVAGLFVSSVSPPPGSVVVQTIGSGWSNLAHLEATGPLPGAASTLPLPWNAIYRWDPLKWAFSEAEGVLGAYRRFIRGAPGAVSDYPVIQQYDAYWVDAPAANVASLNPNPAPGRTIQLAAGWNNITYTGQSRAVADALSSIAGKYTQVLQYDNASGRWLSYLPGQPRYLNDFGGLFTLRVYWVYMKEPGTLVMQ